TACGACCCGGTTCTCTCTTCTCCGGATCTGTTGGGATTTCCCTCCCCGTTAGAGGTCAGACCGTTCTATGAACAGCTAGGTCCTACCCTTCCTTGGCTCGGGCCTTGGGTCCCCAATTGGGCTCCGGGTTCTCCTGGAAGCGGGTGAGGTGGCGTCGTCTGGACTGGGGGTTGGCATCCTCCCTCACGTCGAAACATGCCTGCAGACTGAACAGAGAGTAGTGACCAAGATGCCCTGACCTCACCTAAACCTGTGGTCAAATAAAAGTCCTCATTACCACACCTTAGGCCTACTAAGTAAGACAGAACATACATGGCCCGTGTTGGCCATGAAATCTGACTTACATTGCTTCATTTGAATTGCATCCGAATTCTTATGGACTCACATGGGTTCGGTGTTGAGGATGCGATGGGCAGGGCTGctttctgactgtctctctctcttcactggGTTGGACTTCTCCTACAACCACAACATTCAGTTCAACTGGCCTTTCAACACgtgcccccccctccacccccctcccccctcgcTGAATCAACAAGACACGGATCTCACAGGACACTGCCTCTTACCCAGCAGCGCATGATGTCCCAGAGGATCCTGGGGGGGGCGTCCGTCTTCAGAGCGTTCTTACAGGCGTGGGACAGGGACACCCGGTAGCCGGCGTGGAGCAGGGCTGACCTGGGAGGAGACGGCGTGGTTAAACCGGGCGGGCGGCcagtgggggttgggggggtgagtggcggggggggggggggtacctgAACTGGAGTAGGGGCGGGGTGCTGCAGTGTAGTGTGCTGCTCAGGTTGTCCACGGTGTAATACAGAGGGACATCCTGCAGCTCCTGGGGACACAGATGCCCGTTAACCCACTTTAACTTAGGCACTGGCTATCAGCGAACCTCCAACAAAAACAGGAGCCGACTTCCTGTTGACCTTTGACCCAACGCAGCGGCCTCTCACCTCCGTGACCATGCTGAGCATGCCCTCTATGCGCCGGGCGGTTCCAAAGCGGGACGGGTTCGCCGACACGGCGGATAGAACCTTCTGGACAAAGGCCACATCGTGGAGAGATTCACCCCAGACAGGACCACCCAGCtagagggaggaaggaatgAAGGACAGTCCGGCAAAGCGACACACTAACAGAGGTTGtgcaacgtgtgtgtgtgtgtgtgtgtgtgtgtgtgtgcgcgctcaCCTGGTGTCTGTGTCCACAGTGTTCACAGTCTGGTCCAACTGGCGGCCCGGTGGCTGCGGAGTACTTtacactgaaaaacacacaacaaatgaacacaaaacCCCCAAACAACAAAGACACCGCTGAGTGAACGGAGCGTCTTACTGTTTTCCCTGAGTCGTCCTCTTGCCCATCCGCTGCAAGTGGAACGAGCCGCACCCGACACAGTTGTACACCAACGCTTGTTTGCTGAAAGCCAACACACCACAGAGTCAGTCCAGGCCCCGTCTTTTCAGAACAACTCTGAGGGGCTTCCGTGGAATCCCCGTCTCTGTAAACGTGGACgcgccccgcccccccccacctggCGGAGTTCTTCACCACGGCCTGCCCGGTCCGCACCCTGACAAACACTCGTATGTAGAAGTCCACGCTGACGCACAGCAGCGGGTGGATGTAGCGCTGGTACACGGCAGCCCTCTGGTCTAGACTGTGTAGGATGATACGCAAAGCCTGGGGGTGGGAGCGGGAGAAAGACACGATGAGTTAAACGACTGCGTCATAGCAGCGAGGAGTTTCCCGCGGCACAACAACAGTGGTCCCCGCGGGAACGCGGTGCAAATAGTCCCAGCACCGACTCGTGGCGGATGAGAATAATGTCGGAAGGGGCTGCCTTGTCTCTCTGCTCTCTAGCGTCTCCTTGTGGAATGTCGAGTGCCTGCGAGCTCAATGGACATTGTGGGCGGGAGAACACGCTGTCCTCCAAGCACATACGTATCGAcgaatacttcctggttgagcgagcagtaaGGTAAAAAGCAGAAAGCTTGACAAGACGTGCTTTCGGAGAACACATCTTGAACTCTCCCAAACATGCTGAAGAGGATCCGTTGAGGCAAATCAACATCACAAATCTGGCAGTGGGGTAAACTGTTTAAAAGTTTAAAATACAtgggttttttttatattcaaacTACATCCAAAACATCCCCTCAACAAATATTATTCCAACACAGTGTTGTTTCTTTTCTTCATGTTTGTTAGATTATCCTAAGGCCGTTTCTCACCATCTCATGGCAGTACTTGGCTTTGATGGAGATGGAGCCATACTTGCTGTAGCACGTTTCCCCACTGTTCCCTGCCATCACAGCCATGTCGGTACACGTCACACACAACAGACCTAAGACAGAATGTGAGTGGGTGAGAGAACCGGGGACAGACGGACAAGAAAAATGCAGAACACATTTAGTAACAACATATGACAAATAACGTGGCTTTTGCCGAAACTTGAATTTTGTCAAGTTTTGGCCAGGACAAAGGGACCCTTCCTGACCTCCTTCAGCGACTGCCTGCACGGCTGCATCCAGGAAACAGGCCGGGCTGCCATAGGGGTCCAGGTCTATGACGTCATAGCGTTCCTTTTTGCCGCGCATCTCATACATCAACATACTGCAGAGAGATAACGGGTGCAGATAGAAAGGGTAGGCCGAGAGAGACTTTTATGGCTCAGTTGGTTAGTAGGTatctattaaatgtattataattttatatcatgaaaacaaaattatagATAAAAAGAATATAAAATGTGTGAGAAGTGAGGGATAGCTAAACTTGAGTGGTAGTGAAAGATTCTCTGAGTGAATGAGTGTTAAAGATCTACCTACCTGGCGTCTCTCTGGCTGGCCTGCAGTAGGTGTGTGACCCCGTTGTGCTGGGCGTTTCGGGCGATGAGGGCGGCAGCCTTGGCGGAGAAGTCGTTAGCCGTGATGCTACGTAGCCCAGGCACCTCCAAGGCAAACCTGACAGAGCGCAGGCCAGACGCAGCCAGACCCTCCAACACACTCAGACCTTTCTGGTTGGAGAGGAGAATGAGAAGGTTAGACTGGACCGACAGAACATTCTGGATGGAGAGGAATGAGACGGTTAGACTGGACTGACAGAACATTCTGGATGTAGAGAAATGAGAAGGTTAGACTGGACCGACAGAACATTCTGGATGGAGAAGGGAATGTACCTCACAACGCTCCCCCACTGCAGCAGTTATGATCGGCTCCTCTACACCTttgtctcctccctcctcttcatcttcgcTCATCGCCTCCTTTGGACCCACCTTCTCGTCAGCCAGACTGACCACCACCCTCTTCTCCCCCGGCACTAGCACCTTCACCCCCCTTAGGGCCATCTCATCCCTGGCAAACTCGGTCAGCACTGCACAcctggaaggagagagagagtacgggacgCGAGGAGAGGGcgacagaggagagaacagaAGGAAGAGAAAAATTAGAGGATATGGAGGGATTagacagatgaaacaacaatGCCCGTGAGCAATACCAGCTagctacatttgtttttacagcTTTAGCTTTGCatccatttttcttttcatccatGTCTAATGAAGAGTATAGCATGTCATTTTCCTTCTGACCACACAGCATGAGATATGTTGGCTGGGTATAAGCGACTGTAAGACAACGGGGATGCTTGCTTCAATTGCTCTATTTTTGTGTAACTACTGAAGTATCTATCCCCTCTTCTGTAAATTGACGGAAAGTTGGCCAGTGCTTACAATTCACATGAAAACGTtaactggcaacatttctgcggccatttaaaaaaatttagaCCAATCCGGACTGACTTGGTTAGTGCATTTCTATTTCTAACGAATTCTGTTAGGTCACTCCCGTTTGATTCTTAGCGAGTACACCCAACCTATCAAACTTACGTCAGGTCTCTGTTGAACTCTTGCACAGGGTTGTAGAATACCTCGTTTGCGCTGGGAAACA
Above is a window of Esox lucius isolate fEsoLuc1 chromosome 9, fEsoLuc1.pri, whole genome shotgun sequence DNA encoding:
- the trmt1 gene encoding tRNA (guanine(26)-N(2))-dimethyltransferase isoform X2, with translation MSIIPARLLPILQATFINHFHQRLLRTVACRGLRTMEPLRATQDPQVMTTLTGVDTKPQAPTSRDPAMEGLNPTPVDPPEQEKTQRTGLLQGETVVREGKATILFPSANEVFYNPVQEFNRDLTCAVLTEFARDEMALRGVKVLVPGEKRVVVSLADEKVGPKEAMSEDEEEGGDKGVEEPIITAAVGERCEKGLSVLEGLAASGLRSVRFALEVPGLRSITANDFSAKAAALIARNAQHNGVTHLLQASQRDASMLMYEMRGKKERYDVIDLDPYGSPACFLDAAVQAVAEGGLLCVTCTDMAVMAGNSGETCYSKYGSISIKAKYCHEMALRIILHSLDQRAAVYQRYIHPLLCVSVDFYIRVFVRVRTGQAVVKNSASKQALVYNCVGCGSFHLQRMGKRTTQGKHVKYSAATGPPVGPDCEHCGHRHQLGGPVWGESLHDVAFVQKVLSAVSANPSRFGTARRIEGMLSMVTEELQDVPLYYTVDNLSSTLHCSTPPLLQFRSALLHAGYRVSLSHACKNALKTDAPPRILWDIMRCWEKSNPVKRERQSESSPAHRILNTEPILQACFDVREDANPQSRRRHLTRFQENPEPNWGPKARAKEGGGGVTTHLEDKRKQCQNKRKNQITDAAQLKSFPCKRFRKGTCTHGEKCCYSHDVDKTG
- the trmt1 gene encoding tRNA (guanine(26)-N(2))-dimethyltransferase isoform X1; the encoded protein is MSIIPARLLPILQATFINHFHQRLLRTVACRGLRTMEPLRATQDPQVMTTLTGVDTKPQAPTSRDPAMEGLNPTPVDPPEQEKTQRTGLLQGETVVREGKATILFPSANEVFYNPVQEFNRDLTCAVLTEFARDEMALRGVKVLVPGEKRVVVSLADEKVGPKEAMSEDEEEGGDKGVEEPIITAAVGERCEKGLSVLEGLAASGLRSVRFALEVPGLRSITANDFSAKAAALIARNAQHNGVTHLLQASQRDASMLMYEMRGKKERYDVIDLDPYGSPACFLDAAVQAVAEGGLLCVTCTDMAVMAGNSGETCYSKYGSISIKAKYCHEMALRIILHSLDQRAAVYQRYIHPLLCVSVDFYIRVFVRVRTGQAVVKNSASKQALVYNCVGCGSFHLQRMGKRTTQGKHVKYSAATGPPVGPDCEHCGHRHQLGGPVWGESLHDVAFVQKVLSAVSANPSRFGTARRIEGMLSMVTEELQDVPLYYTVDNLSSTLHCSTPPLLQFRSALLHAGYRVSLSHACKNALKTDAPPRILWDIMRCWEKSNPVKRERQSESSPAHRILNTEPILQACFDVREDANPQSRRRHLTRFQENPEPNWGPKARAKEGGGGVTTHLEDKRKQCQNKRKNQITDAAQLKSFPCKRFRKVRARARTVRNAVTPMTWTRRVEFSPAPVIGTPVSSRPLAAPFHTPAALETIRVSY